One stretch of Candidatus Eisenbacteria bacterium DNA includes these proteins:
- a CDS encoding lasso peptide biosynthesis B2 protein, with product MMPRSFSVDFSSSSAGSPNAERSADVVVLERRILSYPLPWRVLAAPRNLVFLARCFGKAVLLFVRLPLDRVETLFPPRGAAPGAEAELERAAIAHAFTERILRSPLFPVRRTCLRRSLLLAHLLRESGIETAICFGVRERGGSLEGHAWLAREGRPFLETEETWRDYALIFTLPREDEGARR from the coding sequence ATGATGCCCCGCAGTTTCTCGGTCGATTTCTCCTCCTCGTCGGCGGGGTCTCCGAACGCCGAGCGGAGCGCGGACGTCGTGGTGCTCGAACGGCGGATCCTTTCGTATCCGCTCCCGTGGCGCGTTCTCGCCGCGCCGCGCAACCTCGTCTTCCTCGCGCGCTGTTTCGGAAAGGCGGTCCTGCTCTTTGTCCGTCTGCCCCTCGATCGCGTGGAGACGCTCTTCCCGCCGCGAGGAGCCGCGCCCGGAGCGGAAGCGGAGCTCGAGAGAGCCGCGATCGCGCACGCGTTCACCGAGCGGATCCTCCGCTCCCCCTTGTTCCCGGTCCGGAGAACGTGCTTGCGCCGATCCCTCCTTCTCGCCCATCTTCTCCGCGAGAGCGGGATCGAGACCGCGATCTGCTTCGGGGTAAGGGAGCGCGGCGGAAGCCTCGAGGGGCATGCGTGGCTCGCCCGCGAGGGGAGGCCGTTTCTCGAGACGGAGGAAACCTGGAGAGACTACGCCCTGATCTTCACGCTCCCGCGCGAGGATGAGGGCGCTCGGAGGTAG
- a CDS encoding nucleotidyltransferase family protein codes for MSFRLPREGEFLREVLRDPPVAVADLAVRTQGGWFDWDSLERIVFRSRVVPVVALRLSSEEALRDLFPGTLVRSIEEEGEKTAARNLFKEQELAGLVTAFEAEGIPVIVLKGLPFGERFYGNSVLREVRDIDLLVPPEFMDRAERALCDLGYALFEGIHSRAYYRRHHFHLVYVRRGLGIDVVELHWNLLPHPWNLNVDVGSLFRGSRAYDYRGSRIRVLSPVDEAAHLSASLRMGLFVSIKRLLDVEKILRAVRNEVAAEEIVARGEEWGIGEEVRTALFFADRFWGEGGTGIRFPSRIGRFASRIRGSDFFGLEPGREVRLRIWWGYCFARRSRLSFLARLLWRDETLRASIFFEEASCPSARSRVRRFLAAIVWILDLLAHRTLSVFRRRP; via the coding sequence ATGTCGTTCCGGCTCCCGCGAGAGGGCGAGTTCCTCCGGGAGGTGCTGCGCGATCCGCCGGTCGCGGTCGCCGATCTGGCTGTGCGGACGCAAGGAGGCTGGTTCGACTGGGACTCGCTCGAGAGGATCGTCTTCCGCTCGCGCGTCGTTCCGGTCGTCGCCCTGCGTCTCTCCTCGGAGGAGGCGCTCCGAGACCTCTTCCCGGGGACGCTCGTCCGCAGCATCGAGGAGGAGGGGGAGAAGACCGCCGCGCGCAATCTCTTTAAGGAGCAAGAACTGGCCGGGCTCGTCACCGCGTTCGAGGCGGAGGGCATCCCGGTGATCGTGCTCAAGGGCCTGCCGTTCGGGGAGCGTTTCTACGGCAACAGCGTGCTTCGGGAAGTGCGCGACATCGACCTCCTCGTCCCGCCGGAGTTCATGGACCGGGCCGAGCGCGCGCTCTGCGATCTCGGCTATGCTCTCTTCGAGGGGATTCACAGCCGGGCCTACTATCGGCGGCACCACTTCCACCTCGTGTACGTGCGGCGAGGGCTCGGAATCGACGTCGTGGAGCTTCACTGGAATCTTCTCCCGCACCCGTGGAACCTGAACGTGGACGTGGGCTCCCTCTTCCGCGGGTCCCGTGCGTACGATTATCGCGGAAGCCGGATCCGCGTTCTCTCTCCCGTCGACGAGGCGGCGCACCTCTCTGCGAGTCTGCGCATGGGGCTCTTCGTCTCTATCAAGCGATTGCTTGATGTCGAAAAAATTCTCCGCGCCGTGCGGAACGAGGTCGCCGCGGAGGAAATCGTCGCGCGCGGCGAGGAGTGGGGGATCGGCGAGGAGGTTCGAACCGCGCTCTTCTTCGCCGATCGCTTCTGGGGAGAAGGGGGGACGGGGATTCGGTTTCCGAGTCGCATCGGACGGTTCGCCTCGCGGATCCGCGGGTCCGACTTCTTCGGTCTGGAGCCGGGCCGGGAGGTTCGTCTTCGGATCTGGTGGGGGTACTGCTTTGCGCGGCGCTCCAGGCTCTCGTTTCTCGCGCGGCTTCTCTGGAGGGACGAGACCCTCCGCGCGTCGATCTTCTTCGAGGAGGCGAGCTGCCCCTCCGCGAGGAGCCGCGTGCGCCGCTTTCTCGCCGCGATCGTCTGGATCCTCGATCTCCTCGCGCACCGGACGCTCAGCGTGTTCCGGAGGAGACCATAG
- a CDS encoding PqqD family protein yields the protein MALGPDSVLKRSPSVPWRSIDRKGILVDMESGHYFSLNSSGQYIWGQLDGARTLLEIAQRMVEEFDVDETTALADCLELAKRLLDEKLAAIVPV from the coding sequence GTGGCGCTGGGTCCGGATTCCGTGCTGAAACGCTCTCCGAGCGTCCCTTGGCGTTCGATCGACCGCAAGGGAATCCTCGTGGACATGGAGAGCGGACACTACTTCAGCTTGAACAGCTCCGGTCAGTACATCTGGGGACAGCTCGACGGCGCCCGCACCCTTCTGGAGATCGCGCAACGAATGGTCGAGGAGTTCGATGTGGACGAGACGACCGCCCTCGCGGACTGCCTCGAGCTGGCCAAGCGTCTTCTCGACGAGAAGCTCGCCGCCATCGTTCCCGTCTAG
- a CDS encoding ABC transporter ATP-binding protein: MLVNGVRVEGLSKSYPIRGGFLEVIRHPFRGESLRALSGVTFSLARGEVLALLGPNGSGKTTLLKILASLVLPSEGRATIEGIDVERRSLETRHRIGLCMSEERSFYFRLTGRQNLDFFGRLLNVPPERRAAEIDEAVALLRIDEIDARFMTYSTGTRQKLCVARALLGARPVLLLDEPTRGLDPYTSARFLDRIRVLARKEGRAVLLASHDLEAVHRVADRLVFLHRGELLAEGRPEEVLGRFRPPREVEIEVRDPKEGWSAWIGSLPGVLEIVSDEDLAARGRCLARVHEEGFVLEDFVRAVRERFGPLRRLEVRHGSLEELYRRFAESER; the protein is encoded by the coding sequence ATGCTCGTGAACGGGGTCCGCGTCGAGGGGCTTTCCAAGTCGTATCCGATTCGAGGGGGGTTCCTCGAAGTGATCCGGCATCCCTTTCGAGGGGAGAGCCTTCGCGCGCTTTCGGGCGTCACCTTCTCCCTCGCGCGCGGTGAGGTCCTCGCCCTGCTCGGGCCGAACGGCTCGGGGAAGACGACGCTGCTCAAGATCCTCGCCTCGCTCGTTCTCCCGAGCGAGGGGCGCGCGACGATCGAAGGGATCGACGTCGAGCGCCGCTCGCTCGAAACGCGGCATCGCATCGGCCTTTGCATGAGCGAGGAGAGAAGCTTCTACTTCCGCCTCACCGGACGACAGAACCTCGACTTCTTCGGACGTCTTCTGAACGTCCCTCCCGAACGCCGGGCCGCGGAGATCGATGAGGCGGTCGCGCTTCTTCGCATCGACGAGATCGACGCGCGCTTCATGACCTACTCGACCGGAACGAGGCAGAAGCTCTGCGTGGCCCGCGCCCTTCTCGGCGCGCGGCCGGTTCTTCTTCTCGACGAGCCGACGCGCGGGCTCGATCCGTACACGTCCGCCCGCTTTCTCGATCGGATCCGTGTTCTCGCGCGGAAGGAGGGGAGAGCGGTTCTCCTCGCGAGCCACGATCTCGAGGCGGTTCATCGGGTCGCGGACCGCCTTGTCTTCCTCCATCGGGGGGAGCTTCTCGCCGAGGGGCGTCCGGAAGAGGTGCTCGGGCGCTTCCGCCCGCCGCGCGAGGTCGAGATCGAGGTGCGGGACCCGAAGGAAGGATGGAGCGCGTGGATCGGGAGCCTCCCGGGCGTCCTCGAGATCGTCTCGGACGAGGACCTCGCGGCGCGCGGAAGATGCCTCGCGCGCGTCCACGAGGAAGGCTTCGTCCTCGAGGACTTCGTCCGGGCGGTGCGGGAACGCTTCGGGCCCCTCCGCCGTCTCGAGGTGCGGCACGGATCGCTCGAGGAGCTTTACCGGCGCTTCGCGGAGAGCGAACGATGA